Within the Sphingobium baderi genome, the region CCACCAGCGATTATGACCGCGAGAAGCTGCAGGAACGGCTCGCCAAGCTTGCCGGCGGTGTCGCGGTGATCCGCGTCGGCGGTGCGACCGAAGTCGAGGTCAAGGAGAAGAAAGACCGGGTCGACGATGCGCTGCATGCCACCCGCGCCGCGGTCGAAGAGGGCATCCTGCCCGGCGGCGGCGTGTCGTTGCTGCGCGCGCTCAAGGCCTTGGATGGCCTCAAGGCCGCGAATGACGACCAGCAGTCGGGCATCGACATCGTCCGCCGGGCGCTACGCGCCCCCGCCCGACAGATCGCCGAGAACGCCGGCGAGGACGGCGCCTGGATCGTCGGCAAGCTGCTCGAGAGCGACGACTACAACTGGGGCTTCAACGCAGCGTCCGGCGAGTACCAGGATCTCGTCCAGGCCGGTGTGATCGACCCGGCCAAGGTCGTGCGTACCGCGCTGCAGGACGCGGCCTCTGTCGCCTCGCTCCTCATCACTACCGAGGCCCTCGTCGCCGAAGTGCCGAAAGAGGAAAAGGCCGCGCCGATGCCGGCGATGGACTACTGACGTGAGACGGGGAGCCCGATACTCGGGCTCCCCGGAGCTTAAGAGCTTAAGAGCGACAAGTCCCTTTCTATTATTCTTCGATGCCGGTCAGGCAACTGCTGGATGTCGGCTCCTGGCAACAGCTGTCGGTCGACTTATTGCTGTGGGACGGCGGCTCTGTCCCAGACCAAGTCTTTCATCCTTCTCAAATGCGTGATGAACGAAAGGCAGGAATCGATCACGGCAATCTGAAACTCGAATGTCTGGAATGTTGGCGGGTACAGAAGCTATAGAGGCGCATACGCCATTGCCTGTATTTCTGCGCCACGCTTTTCGCCCCGGCGCTTGGGGCTTGATTCATTAGCCAGCGCCCACCGATCTAAGCGTGATGTCCGCGACAAAAATCCTTTGGGGTCAGGTCATCACGGTCTTCCTGATCGTGCTAGCCGGCATATGGGCCGCGACGCAGTGGACGGCCGCGGCGCTCGCCTATCAGCCTGAGCTTGGGGCGCCTTGGTTCATGCTTGGCGATTGGCCTGTCTATCCGCCGCCGGCCTTCTTCTGGTGGTGGTTCTCGTTCGAAGCCTATGCGCCCGAGATATTCCAGACCGGCGCGTTCATCGCCGTGTCGGGCGGATTCGCCGCGATCGTCGTCGCCATCGGCATGTCGGTATGGCGCGCACGCGAGCTGAAGAACGCCGAGACCTACGGCTCGGCGCGCTGGGCAACGCGCAGTGAGGCGAGCGCCGCCGGGCTGCTTGGACCGAACGGCGTCATGCTGGGGCGGCTCGGGCGCGACTATCTGCGGCATGACGGCCCCGAGCATGTGCTGTGCTTCGCGCCCACACGGTCGGGCAAGGGTGTTGGCCTCGTCGTGCCCACGCTGCTGACCTGGCCCGGCTCAGCGATCGTTCATGACATCAAGGGCGAGAATTGGCAGCTCACGGCCGGCTTTCGCGCCCTGCACGCGCGAGTGCTGCTGTTCGATCCGACCAACGCCGCTTCAGCCGCCTACAATCCCCTGCTCGAAATCCGCAAGGGCGCCTGGGAAGTGCGCGACGTGCAGAATGTCGCCGACGTGCTGGTCGATCCCGAAGGCAGCCTAGAAAAGCGCAACCATTGGGAGAAGACGAGCCACGCCCTTCTGGTCGGCGCGATCCTCCATGTCCTTTATGCCGGCGAGAACAAGACGCTCGCGGGTGTCGCCGCCTTCCTGTCCGATCCGCGCCAGCCTATAGAGTCCACGCTGCGCGCCATGATGACCACGCCGCATCTTGGCGAGGCCGGCGTCCATCCCGTCGTTGCCAGCGCGGCCCGCGAGCTGCTCAACAAATCGGCCAATGAGCGGTCGGGCGTCCTGAGCACCGCCATGTCGTTCCTCGGCCTCTATCGCGATCCCGTCGTCGCGCAGGTCACGCGCACCTGCAAGTGGCGCATAGCGGATCTCGTCGAGGGCGAGCGGCCGGTGACGCTTTATCTCGTCGTGCCACCATCCGACATCTCGCGCACCAAGCCGCTCATTCGCCTCATCCTCAACCAGATCGGGCGCCGCTTGACCGAGGACTTGAAGGCGCGGCAGTCGCGCCATCGCCTCCTGTTGATGCTGGACGAGTTTCCCGCGCTGGGGCGGCTGGACTTCTTCGAGAGCGCGCTGGCGTTCATGGCCGGCTACGGCATCCAGAGCTTCCTGATCGCGCAATCGCTCAACCAGATCGAAAAGGCATATGGGCCGAACAACGCGATCCTCGACAACTGCCATGTCAGGGTGAGCTTCGCCACCAATGACGAGCGCACCGCCAAGCGCATATCGGACGCGCTCGGCACTGCGACCGAGATGCGAGCGATGAAGAACTACGCCGGGCATCGCCTCTCACCCTGGCTCGGGCATTTGATGGTGTCGCGCTCCGAAACCGCCCGCCAGCTCCTCACCCCCGGCGAGATCATGCAGCTCCCGCCCGACGACGAGATCGTCATGGTCGCTGGCATCCCGCCGATCCGAGCGAAGAAAGTCCGGTATTTCAAGGATCGGCGGTTCACGCAGCGCGTGCTGTCGCCGCCGGATAGGAATGTCGGGGAAGGCCCGCCGCGCCCGAACGACTGGAGCGGCTTGCCACCGATCGAGGCTCCGCCGATGCCCCAACCGATCGAGCATGATGCGCCGAAAAAGCCGAAGAAGAAAAAGGCCGCCAAGAAGGCTAGTGCGGCGGACGATGCCGCGAACGCGGACCTGCGCCGCGAACCGGAGATGGAACGTCATATCGACATCGCGCCGGCGCCCATGCCCGTTTCCGCCAATGAGTTTGAGCTGGACGAGCCCGAACCCGATGTCGACGCGGCACGGCAAGCGACGGCGCGCCGTCAGACGCAGCGGCTGGCCCGGCAGGCGTCCCTCGATCCCGACGACGGCATCGAGCTATGACCACCAAGTCACCTTTGTCCGTCTATCTCGAACAGGACCTCAAGGACGCGCTTGAAGCCTATGCGGATAGGCGCGGCCAGTCGCGGTCGCTGATCGCCGAGGCTGCCATTGCGTCCTTCTTGTCGCCCGATGCAGACGAACAGCGCGAAGCGGCCATCTCCAAGCGCCTCGACCGGCTGGACCGGCGTATGATCCGGTTGGAGCGCGATGTGGGGATCGGTGTCGAGATGATCGCAATGTTCGTCCGATTCTGGCTATCGAACACCCCGCCGCCACCCGAAGCGGAACGGGGCGCCATGCGCCGACAGGGCGGTGATCGCTACGATGCCTTCATCGACGCGCTTGGCCGTCGACTCGCGAAAGGTCCGAAGGTCAGGCAGGAAATCAGCGAGGACTTTCCTGCCCGGGAAGAGTGAGCGAACTACGCTGCTCCCTGTCGTTCTTCGCCAGCCTACGACAGCCGAATCTATCTGTTGAACTCTGATCCTTTTTGTCTCTCTTGATGTGTCCCTGACGCCGGGCGGCGGTTCGCCCGGTCCAATTCAGGGGCCTCTTCTTGATCATCCATCCGATCCGTTCCGAGGCGAAGGCACGCGGCGCGCGGATGCTGCGCACGGCGCTCGGCCCGTCGATCGCCGCCTGGCTCGACGATGCCGCTGTCATCGAGGTGATGCTGAACCCGGACGGGCGGCTGTGGGTCGATCGGCTCGGCGAAGGCATCAGCGACACCGGCATGACGCTGAGCGCCGCCGATGGCGAGCGCATCGTCCGCCTGGTCGCGCATCACGTCGGCGTCGAGGTCCATGCCCGGTCCCCGCGCGTCTCGGCCGAGCTGCCGGAAGGGGGCGAGCGGTTCGAGGGGTTGCTGCCGCCCGTCGTCGCCGCGCCGGCCTTCGCAATCCGTAAGCCCGCCGTCGCGGTGTTCACGCTCGACGACTATGCGGCCGCCGGGATCATGTCGGCGGCCGAGGCGGCGGCGCTGCGCGATGGCGTGCAGACACGCGCCAACATCCTCGTCGCGGGCGGGACCGGCAGCGGCAAGACCACGCTGGTCAACGCGCTGCTCGCCGAGGTGGCGAAGACCACCGACCGCATCGTCCTGATCGAAGACACGCGCGAGCTGCAATGCGCCGCGCCCAACCTCGTCGCCATGCGGACCAAGGATGGCGTCGTCTCGCTGTCCGATCTCGTCCGATCCTCGCTGCGGCTCCGCCCCGACCGCATTCCCATCGGCGAGGTGCGCGGCGCCGAGGCGCTCGACCTTCTCAAAGCCTGGGGCACCGGCCACCCCGGCGGCATCGGCACCATTCACGCCGGGACCGCGCTCGGCGCGCTGCGCCGCATGGAGCAGCTCATCCAGGAGGCCGTCGTCACGGTCCCGCGCGCGCTGCTGGCCGAGACCATCGACCTGATCGCCGTGCTGGTCCGCGACGGGCACGGGCGCCGGCTGATCGAGCTGGCCCGCGTCGACGGACTCGACCCCGCGACCGGCGACTACCGCCTCGCACCGCTCACCACCCCCCACCCCGGAGACCTGCCATGATCCATGCCCTTCGGCATGGCGCGCGTCGCGCCATGCTCACCGCCACCGCCAGCGTGATCGCGCTAACCTTCGCCGTTCCGGCCCACGCTGGCGGCTCGTCTATGCCGTGGGAAGCCCCGCTGCAAAGCATCCTCGAAAGCATCGAGGGGCCGGTGGCGAAAATCATCGCCGTCATCATCATCATTATCACCGGCCTCACGCTCGCCTTCGGCGACACGTCGGGAGGCTTTCGCCGCCTCATCCAGATCGTGTTCGGCCTGTCCATCGCCTTCGCCGCGTCGAGCTTCTTCCTGTCGTTCTTCTCGTTCGGCGGCGGGGCGCTGATCGCATGACGGGCGCGGCCGATCCCGTCGAGCCGATCGCCGGCTTCTATGCTCCGGTCCATCGGGCGCTGACCGAGCCGATCCTGCTCGGCGGCGCCCCGCGCGCGCTCGCCATCGTCAACGGCACGCTGGCAGGCGCGATCGGCCTCGGCCTGCGCCTCTGGATCGCCGGCCTCGCCATCTGGGCCATCGGCCACGCGCTCTCGGTATGGGCCGCGCGCCGCGATCCGCAGTTCGTGGACGTGGCTCGCCGGCACCTCCGCTATCCGGCGTGGATGCGGCCATGATGAGCCTGCGCGAATACCGGAATCGCGCCGCCCACCTGGCCGACTTCCTGCCTTGGGCCGCGCTGGTCGGCGAAGGCGTCGTTCTCAACAAGGACGGCAGCTTTCAGAGGACCGCCCGTTTCCGCGGTCCCGATCTCGACAGCGCCACGCCGGCCGAGCTGGTCGCGACGAGTGCACGGTTGAACAGCGCGCTCCGCCGGCTCGGTTCGGGCTGGGCAA harbors:
- a CDS encoding VirB3 family type IV secretion system protein, whose protein sequence is MTGAADPVEPIAGFYAPVHRALTEPILLGGAPRALAIVNGTLAGAIGLGLRLWIAGLAIWAIGHALSVWAARRDPQFVDVARRHLRYPAWMRP
- a CDS encoding CopG family ribbon-helix-helix protein, encoding MTTKSPLSVYLEQDLKDALEAYADRRGQSRSLIAEAAIASFLSPDADEQREAAISKRLDRLDRRMIRLERDVGIGVEMIAMFVRFWLSNTPPPPEAERGAMRRQGGDRYDAFIDALGRRLAKGPKVRQEISEDFPAREE
- a CDS encoding TrbC/VirB2 family protein; translation: MIHALRHGARRAMLTATASVIALTFAVPAHAGGSSMPWEAPLQSILESIEGPVAKIIAVIIIIITGLTLAFGDTSGGFRRLIQIVFGLSIAFAASSFFLSFFSFGGGALIA
- the trbB gene encoding P-type conjugative transfer ATPase TrbB; this encodes MIIHPIRSEAKARGARMLRTALGPSIAAWLDDAAVIEVMLNPDGRLWVDRLGEGISDTGMTLSAADGERIVRLVAHHVGVEVHARSPRVSAELPEGGERFEGLLPPVVAAPAFAIRKPAVAVFTLDDYAAAGIMSAAEAAALRDGVQTRANILVAGGTGSGKTTLVNALLAEVAKTTDRIVLIEDTRELQCAAPNLVAMRTKDGVVSLSDLVRSSLRLRPDRIPIGEVRGAEALDLLKAWGTGHPGGIGTIHAGTALGALRRMEQLIQEAVVTVPRALLAETIDLIAVLVRDGHGRRLIELARVDGLDPATGDYRLAPLTTPHPGDLP
- a CDS encoding conjugal transfer protein TraG, with product MSATKILWGQVITVFLIVLAGIWAATQWTAAALAYQPELGAPWFMLGDWPVYPPPAFFWWWFSFEAYAPEIFQTGAFIAVSGGFAAIVVAIGMSVWRARELKNAETYGSARWATRSEASAAGLLGPNGVMLGRLGRDYLRHDGPEHVLCFAPTRSGKGVGLVVPTLLTWPGSAIVHDIKGENWQLTAGFRALHARVLLFDPTNAASAAYNPLLEIRKGAWEVRDVQNVADVLVDPEGSLEKRNHWEKTSHALLVGAILHVLYAGENKTLAGVAAFLSDPRQPIESTLRAMMTTPHLGEAGVHPVVASAARELLNKSANERSGVLSTAMSFLGLYRDPVVAQVTRTCKWRIADLVEGERPVTLYLVVPPSDISRTKPLIRLILNQIGRRLTEDLKARQSRHRLLLMLDEFPALGRLDFFESALAFMAGYGIQSFLIAQSLNQIEKAYGPNNAILDNCHVRVSFATNDERTAKRISDALGTATEMRAMKNYAGHRLSPWLGHLMVSRSETARQLLTPGEIMQLPPDDEIVMVAGIPPIRAKKVRYFKDRRFTQRVLSPPDRNVGEGPPRPNDWSGLPPIEAPPMPQPIEHDAPKKPKKKKAAKKASAADDAANADLRREPEMERHIDIAPAPMPVSANEFELDEPEPDVDAARQATARRQTQRLARQASLDPDDGIEL